The Kitasatospora sp. NBC_00374 genome has a segment encoding these proteins:
- the mmuM gene encoding homocysteine S-methyltransferase has translation MSLLRQEVRVLTSPPGSFAAAVAAGPLVLDGGLSNQLVAAGYVLADELWSARLLVDRPQALVDAHLGYFRAGAQVAITASYQASFEGFARRGVGRAEAARLLASSVALARTAAESAGPQRWVAASVGPYGAVLADGSEYRGRYGLSVAQLERWHRPRVEVLAAAGPDVLALETVPDLDEAEALLRVVRGLGVPVWLSFSVAGGRTRAGQPLAEAFAVAAEAPEVVAVGVNCCPPADADLAVPLAAEVSGKPVVVYPNSGERWDAGARGWAGEPTFRGGRVALWLADGARLVGGCCRVGEREIGELARAVRG, from the coding sequence ATGTCCCTGCTGCGCCAGGAGGTCCGAGTGCTCACCTCTCCCCCGGGATCGTTCGCCGCCGCCGTCGCGGCCGGGCCGCTGGTGCTGGACGGCGGGTTGTCGAACCAGCTGGTGGCGGCCGGCTATGTGCTGGCGGACGAGCTGTGGTCGGCGCGGCTGCTGGTGGACCGGCCGCAGGCGCTGGTGGACGCGCACCTCGGGTACTTCCGGGCCGGGGCCCAGGTGGCGATCACCGCCAGCTACCAGGCGAGCTTCGAGGGGTTCGCGCGGCGCGGGGTGGGGCGGGCGGAGGCGGCCCGGCTGCTGGCGTCGAGTGTGGCGCTGGCGCGGACGGCGGCCGAGTCGGCCGGGCCGCAGCGCTGGGTGGCGGCGTCGGTCGGGCCGTACGGGGCGGTGCTGGCGGACGGGTCGGAGTACCGCGGGCGGTACGGGCTGAGCGTGGCGCAGCTGGAGCGGTGGCACCGGCCGCGGGTGGAGGTGCTGGCGGCGGCCGGGCCGGACGTACTGGCGCTGGAGACCGTCCCGGACCTGGACGAGGCGGAGGCGCTGCTGCGGGTGGTGCGGGGGCTGGGGGTGCCGGTGTGGCTGTCGTTCAGTGTGGCGGGCGGGCGGACCCGGGCGGGGCAGCCGCTGGCCGAGGCGTTCGCGGTGGCGGCGGAGGCGCCGGAGGTGGTGGCGGTGGGGGTGAACTGCTGCCCGCCCGCCGATGCGGACCTGGCGGTGCCGCTGGCGGCGGAGGTGTCGGGGAAGCCGGTGGTGGTGTACCCGAACAGCGGTGAGCGGTGGGACGCGGGGGCGCGCGGCTGGGCGGGCGAGCCGACATTCCGGGGCGGCCGGGTGGCGCTCTGGCTGGCGGACGGGGCGCGGCTGGTGGGCGGGTGCTGCCGGGTCGGTGAGCGGGAGATCGGGGAGCTGGCGCGCGCCGTCCGGGGATGA
- a CDS encoding acetoacetate--CoA ligase: MSTPPQDQPLWRPAPARAAATRLVAFQAWAAEHHGAPAAPLAPAADDEQAATRYAALHAWSTEDLDRFWQAVTEYFDIRFGTPPEAVLADPAMPGARWFPGARLNYAEHALRHGENPAHAAEPAILHLDETTAEPVATSWAELRRQVGALAAALRARGVRPGDRVGAYLPNIPQAAVALLATAAVGAVWTSCAPDFGARSVLDRLQQIEPVVLFAVDGYHYGGRNHDRTDVVAELRAELPSLHTVVHVPLLGGRAPDGALDWADLTAGDAEPVFEQVPFEHPLWVLYSSGTTGLPKAIVQSQGGILLEHLKQASLHLDLGPEDRFLWYTSTGWMMWNFLIAGLLVGSTIVTYDGSPGHPDTGAFWSVAARTRATVVGTSAAYVIASRKAELHPGRDLDLSAVRCLGTTGSPLPPDGFQWIYDEVKQDIWLASVSGGTDVCSCFVGGVPTLPVYLGEIQAPCLGAAVESWDVQGKPHTDEVGELVVTKPLPSMPTGFWNDPDGTRYRDSYFDMYPGTWRHGDWITVTSRGTVVIHGRSDSTLNRQGVRMGSADIYEVVERLPEIAESLVIGLEEPEGGYWMPLFVVLAPGAALDEELIGRIRTSLRTELSPRHVPDEVIAVTGLPHTLTGKRIEVPVKRLLSGTPLAQAVNPGSVDNLDHLRFFERLGRERRS, from the coding sequence GTGAGCACCCCACCCCAGGACCAGCCGCTCTGGCGCCCCGCCCCCGCCCGCGCCGCCGCCACCCGGTTGGTGGCCTTCCAGGCCTGGGCCGCCGAGCACCACGGAGCTCCGGCCGCCCCGCTCGCCCCGGCCGCCGACGACGAGCAGGCCGCCACCCGCTACGCGGCCCTGCACGCGTGGTCCACCGAGGACCTCGACCGGTTCTGGCAGGCCGTCACCGAGTACTTCGACATCCGCTTCGGCACCCCGCCCGAGGCCGTCCTCGCCGACCCGGCGATGCCCGGCGCCCGCTGGTTCCCCGGCGCCCGCCTCAACTACGCCGAGCACGCGCTGCGCCACGGCGAGAACCCCGCGCACGCCGCCGAACCGGCCATCCTGCACCTCGACGAGACCACCGCCGAGCCCGTCGCGACCAGCTGGGCCGAGCTGCGCCGCCAGGTCGGCGCCCTCGCCGCGGCCCTGCGCGCCCGCGGCGTCCGCCCGGGCGACCGGGTCGGCGCCTACCTGCCCAACATCCCGCAGGCCGCCGTCGCGCTCCTGGCCACCGCCGCCGTCGGCGCCGTCTGGACCAGCTGCGCCCCCGACTTCGGTGCCCGCAGCGTCCTCGACCGGCTCCAGCAGATCGAGCCCGTCGTCCTCTTCGCCGTCGACGGCTACCACTACGGCGGCAGGAACCACGACCGCACCGACGTGGTCGCCGAACTGCGCGCCGAGCTGCCCTCCCTGCACACCGTCGTGCACGTCCCGCTGCTCGGCGGCCGGGCCCCCGACGGCGCACTGGACTGGGCCGACCTGACCGCGGGCGACGCCGAGCCGGTCTTCGAGCAGGTCCCCTTCGAACACCCGCTCTGGGTCCTCTACTCCTCCGGCACCACCGGCCTGCCCAAGGCCATCGTGCAGAGCCAGGGCGGCATCCTGCTGGAGCACCTCAAGCAGGCCTCCCTCCACCTCGACCTCGGCCCCGAGGACCGCTTCCTCTGGTACACCTCCACCGGCTGGATGATGTGGAACTTCCTCATCGCCGGCCTGCTGGTCGGATCCACGATCGTCACCTACGACGGCAGCCCCGGCCACCCCGACACCGGCGCCTTCTGGTCGGTCGCCGCCCGCACCCGGGCCACCGTCGTCGGCACCTCCGCCGCCTACGTGATCGCCAGCCGCAAGGCCGAGCTCCACCCCGGCCGCGACCTCGACCTGTCCGCCGTCCGCTGCCTGGGCACCACCGGCTCCCCGCTGCCGCCCGACGGCTTCCAGTGGATCTACGACGAGGTCAAGCAGGACATCTGGCTCGCCTCGGTCAGCGGCGGCACCGACGTCTGCAGCTGCTTCGTCGGCGGCGTCCCCACCCTCCCGGTGTACCTCGGCGAGATCCAGGCCCCCTGCCTCGGCGCCGCGGTCGAGTCCTGGGACGTCCAGGGCAAGCCGCACACCGACGAGGTCGGCGAGCTCGTCGTCACCAAGCCGCTGCCCTCCATGCCCACCGGCTTCTGGAACGACCCGGACGGCACCCGCTACCGCGACAGCTACTTCGACATGTACCCGGGCACCTGGCGCCACGGCGACTGGATCACCGTCACCTCCCGCGGCACCGTGGTCATCCACGGCCGCTCCGACTCCACCCTCAACCGCCAGGGCGTCCGGATGGGCTCGGCCGACATCTACGAGGTGGTCGAGCGGCTCCCCGAGATCGCCGAGTCCCTCGTGATCGGCCTGGAGGAGCCCGAGGGCGGCTACTGGATGCCGCTGTTCGTCGTCCTCGCCCCCGGCGCCGCCCTGGACGAGGAGCTGATCGGCCGCATCCGCACCTCGCTGCGCACCGAGCTCTCCCCGCGCCACGTCCCCGACGAGGTCATCGCCGTCACCGGACTGCCGCACACCCTCACCGGCAAGCGCATCGAGGTCCCCGTCAAGCGCCTGCTGTCCGGCACCCCGCTCGCCCAGGCGGTCAACCCGGGTTCCGTCGACAACCTCGACCACCTGCGCTTCTTCGAGCGGCTCGGCCGCGAGCGCCGCTCCTGA
- the glpK gene encoding glycerol kinase GlpK — protein MTTTGNAAGNYIAAIDQGTTSSRCIIFGADGRIVAVDQQEHSQIFPQPGWVEHDAAEIWTRVQSVVRGALDKAGLTKDDIRAIGITNQRETTVLWDKNTGEPVHNALVWQDTRTEGLCRELGRNVGQDRFRRETGLPLASYFAGPKIRWLLDNVEGLRERAEAGDILFGTMDTWVIWNLTGGVNGGKHITDVTNASRTMLMNLATLAWDEKIAESMGVPLAVLPEIRSSAEVYGNAVGDLEGVPVASALGDQQAALFGQTCFSEGEAKSTYGTGTFLLLNTGEKIVNSYHGLLTTVGYRIGDQAPVYALEGSIAVTGSLVQWLRDQLGIISTAAEIETLANTVEDNGGAYFVPAFSGLFAPYWRSDARGVIAGLTRYVTKGHLARAVLEATAWQTREVVDAMQKDSGVELTALKVDGGMTSNNLLMQNIADVLDAPVERPYVAETTALGAAYAAGLAVGFWPDLDTLRANWHRAAEWTPRMDEATREREYKKWLKAVERTMGWVEEDEQS, from the coding sequence ATGACCACCACTGGCAACGCCGCCGGCAACTACATCGCCGCGATCGACCAGGGCACGACCTCCAGCCGTTGCATCATCTTCGGCGCCGACGGCCGGATCGTCGCCGTCGACCAGCAGGAGCACTCGCAGATCTTCCCGCAGCCCGGCTGGGTCGAGCACGACGCCGCCGAGATCTGGACCCGCGTCCAGTCGGTGGTCCGCGGCGCTCTGGACAAGGCGGGGCTGACCAAGGACGACATCCGCGCGATCGGTATCACCAACCAGCGCGAGACCACCGTCCTGTGGGACAAGAACACCGGCGAGCCCGTCCACAACGCGCTGGTCTGGCAGGACACCCGGACCGAGGGCCTGTGCCGCGAGCTGGGCCGCAACGTCGGCCAGGACCGCTTCCGCCGCGAGACCGGCCTGCCGCTGGCCAGCTACTTCGCCGGCCCGAAGATCCGCTGGCTGCTGGACAACGTCGAGGGCCTGCGGGAGCGCGCCGAGGCCGGCGACATCCTGTTCGGCACCATGGACACCTGGGTGATCTGGAACCTCACCGGCGGGGTGAACGGCGGCAAGCACATCACCGATGTGACCAACGCCAGCCGCACCATGCTGATGAACCTCGCCACGCTGGCCTGGGACGAGAAGATCGCCGAGTCGATGGGCGTGCCGCTGGCCGTCCTGCCGGAGATCCGCTCCTCCGCCGAGGTCTACGGCAACGCCGTCGGCGACCTGGAGGGCGTGCCGGTCGCCTCCGCGCTCGGCGACCAGCAGGCCGCGCTGTTCGGCCAGACCTGCTTCAGCGAGGGCGAGGCCAAGTCGACCTACGGCACCGGCACCTTCCTGCTGCTGAACACCGGCGAGAAGATCGTCAACTCGTACCACGGCCTGCTCACCACGGTCGGCTACCGGATCGGCGACCAGGCCCCGGTGTACGCCCTGGAAGGCTCGATCGCGGTCACCGGATCGCTGGTGCAGTGGCTGCGCGACCAGCTCGGCATCATCTCCACCGCCGCCGAGATCGAGACCCTGGCCAACACCGTCGAGGACAACGGCGGCGCCTACTTCGTACCGGCCTTCTCCGGCCTGTTCGCCCCGTACTGGCGCTCCGACGCCCGCGGTGTGATCGCCGGTCTCACCCGGTACGTCACCAAGGGCCACCTGGCCCGCGCCGTCCTGGAGGCCACCGCCTGGCAGACCCGCGAGGTCGTCGACGCCATGCAGAAGGACTCCGGCGTCGAGCTGACGGCCCTCAAGGTCGACGGCGGCATGACCTCCAACAACCTGCTGATGCAGAACATCGCCGACGTCCTGGACGCTCCCGTCGAGCGCCCGTACGTCGCCGAGACCACCGCCCTCGGCGCGGCCTACGCGGCCGGCCTCGCGGTCGGCTTCTGGCCCGACCTGGACACCCTGCGGGCCAACTGGCACCGCGCCGCCGAGTGGACTCCCCGCATGGACGAGGCCACCCGGGAGCGGGAGTACAAGAAGTGGCTCAAGGCCGTGGAGCGCACCATGGGCTGGGTGGAGGAGGACGAGCAGAGCTGA
- a CDS encoding NUDIX domain-containing protein, whose protein sequence is MPADTSADPSADRPDAEQEWLAAYDPRAYAPVAVTVDVVALTLREGELCVLLVERAEPPFQGHWALPGGFLRAGRENLEQAAVRELAEETGLHGTEGTAALGRVHLEQLGTFGDPARDPRMHVVSVAHLAFAPDLPAPTAGTDAAAAAWHPVHTLDLTGTGADGRTPLAFDHATILTHGLDRARAKLEYRPLATAFLDPTFTIPELRAVYEAVWGEKLHAGNFHRKVLSVPGFVEQTGTTSDRGGTRGGPRARHYRAGDARLLHPPLLRPGREQRIP, encoded by the coding sequence ATGCCCGCCGACACCTCCGCGGACCCGTCCGCGGACCGACCGGACGCCGAACAGGAGTGGCTCGCCGCCTACGACCCCCGCGCCTACGCCCCCGTCGCCGTCACCGTCGACGTGGTCGCCCTGACCCTCCGCGAGGGCGAACTCTGCGTCCTCCTCGTCGAACGCGCCGAACCCCCCTTCCAGGGCCACTGGGCGCTGCCCGGCGGCTTCCTCCGCGCCGGCCGGGAGAACCTCGAACAGGCCGCCGTCCGCGAACTGGCCGAGGAGACCGGCCTGCACGGCACCGAGGGCACCGCCGCCCTCGGCCGCGTCCACCTCGAACAGCTCGGCACCTTCGGCGACCCGGCCCGTGACCCCCGCATGCACGTGGTCTCCGTCGCCCACCTCGCCTTCGCCCCCGACCTGCCCGCCCCCACAGCCGGCACCGACGCGGCCGCCGCCGCCTGGCACCCCGTCCACACCCTCGACCTCACCGGCACCGGAGCCGACGGCCGTACCCCGCTCGCCTTCGACCACGCCACCATCCTCACCCACGGCCTCGACCGCGCCCGCGCCAAACTCGAGTACCGGCCCCTGGCCACCGCCTTCCTCGACCCCACCTTCACCATCCCCGAGCTACGCGCCGTCTACGAGGCCGTCTGGGGCGAGAAGCTGCACGCCGGCAACTTCCACCGCAAGGTGCTCTCCGTCCCCGGCTTCGTCGAACAGACCGGCACCACCAGCGACCGCGGCGGCACCCGCGGCGGCCCCCGCGCCCGCCACTACCGCGCCGGCGACGCCCGCCTCCTGCACCCCCCGCTGCTGCGCCCCGGCCGCGAGCAGCGGATCCCCTGA
- a CDS encoding MIP/aquaporin family protein, with amino-acid sequence MSAFSNGDIFVGETLGTAALILLGGGVCAAVTLKKSKAINAGWLAITFGWGFAVLIAAYMSAPKSGAHLNPAVTLAIATDTGEWDKVPLYLGSQMLGAMIGAVLVWATYLGQFQANEEPTLGIFSTGPEIRNTFQNLLTEIIGTFVLCLAILTQGLTKGLGLSGTGILIVALTVVGIGLSLGGPTGYAINPVRDLGPRIVHSLLPIPHKGGSDWSYAWIPVAGPVIGGLLAGGFYHLAF; translated from the coding sequence GTGTCCGCGTTCTCCAACGGCGACATCTTTGTCGGCGAGACCCTCGGTACTGCTGCTCTGATACTCCTGGGCGGTGGCGTCTGCGCCGCTGTCACTCTCAAGAAGTCCAAGGCGATCAACGCCGGCTGGCTGGCCATCACCTTCGGCTGGGGCTTCGCGGTCCTGATCGCCGCCTACATGTCGGCCCCCAAGTCCGGTGCGCACCTCAACCCGGCCGTCACCCTCGCCATCGCCACCGACACCGGCGAGTGGGACAAGGTGCCGCTCTACCTCGGCTCCCAGATGCTCGGCGCGATGATCGGCGCCGTTCTGGTCTGGGCCACCTACCTCGGCCAGTTCCAGGCCAACGAGGAACCGACGCTCGGCATCTTCTCGACCGGTCCGGAGATCCGGAACACGTTCCAGAACCTGCTCACCGAGATCATCGGCACCTTCGTGCTCTGCCTGGCGATCCTGACCCAGGGCCTCACCAAGGGCCTGGGCCTGTCCGGCACCGGCATCCTGATCGTCGCACTCACCGTCGTCGGTATCGGCCTGTCGCTCGGCGGCCCGACCGGCTACGCGATCAACCCGGTCCGCGACCTCGGCCCGCGCATCGTCCACTCGCTGCTGCCCATCCCCCACAAGGGCGGCTCCGACTGGTCCTACGCGTGGATCCCGGTGGCCGGCCCGGTCATCGGCGGCCTGCTGGCGGGTGGCTTCTACCACCTCGCCTTCTGA
- a CDS encoding NUDIX domain-containing protein, protein MTSAQSHRPNSHCHWCGTPYPPNTEGWPRTCPGCSEISYRNPLPVTVVLLPVDRPDGTRGLVVIRRTIEPGYGELALPGGYVDFGESWQQAAARELREETGIEADPADVTLVATDSDAAGGFLCLFGLLPARALADLPPSVPTEETDGWQLADPGTPLAFPFHIRVSRAWFKGEYDHLVADPH, encoded by the coding sequence ATGACGAGCGCGCAGTCCCACCGCCCCAACTCCCACTGCCACTGGTGCGGCACGCCCTACCCGCCGAACACCGAGGGCTGGCCCCGCACCTGCCCCGGCTGCTCCGAGATCAGCTACCGCAACCCGCTGCCCGTCACCGTCGTCCTGCTCCCCGTCGACCGGCCCGACGGCACCCGCGGCCTGGTCGTCATCCGCCGCACCATCGAACCCGGCTACGGCGAGCTCGCCCTGCCCGGCGGCTACGTCGACTTCGGCGAGAGCTGGCAGCAGGCCGCCGCCCGGGAACTGCGCGAGGAGACCGGCATCGAGGCCGACCCCGCCGACGTCACCCTGGTCGCCACCGACTCCGACGCCGCCGGCGGCTTCCTCTGCCTGTTCGGCCTCCTCCCCGCCCGCGCCCTCGCCGACCTGCCGCCCTCCGTCCCCACCGAGGAGACCGACGGCTGGCAGCTCGCCGACCCCGGCACCCCGCTCGCCTTCCCCTTCCACATCCGGGTCTCCCGGGCCTGGTTCAAGGGCGAGTACGACCACCTTGTGGCCGACCCCCACTGA
- a CDS encoding glycerol-3-phosphate dehydrogenase/oxidase produces the protein MATIPTLGAERTAGRTASRAETRELLGKATYDLLVIGGGILGTATAWTAAQAGLKVAMVDAGDFAGATSSASSKLVHGGLRYLQTGAVKLVAENHKERRALATDVAPHLVNPLTFFVPVYKGGPHSAPKLGAGVFLYSALSAFRDGMGRVSTAAHAAQQVPALRTEGLQAVAVYGDHQMNDSRVAVMTVRAAVDAGAVALNHAEVTGLRFTGTRVTGAELRDRLDGTEFGVSARLVLNATGPWVDHLRKMEDAGAAPSIRLSKGAHVVVKRRTPWRAALTIPIDKYRVSFAIPWEDHVLLGTTDEEYTGDPQDVRATEADIDQIMDEAGHAIRDEHLDRDLITYSFAGLRVLPGGPGDTAAAKRETVVTEGRGGMLSVAGGKWTTYRHIGRTVLEKLKHVPGTGFAEDVSPFPATVPLPGIGAPNAVAHRLLMDREAGSRMEPLVAKHLASHYGTLSFDIARLIAERPELGEPIHADGPDVWAQVAYAADNEWAYTVDDVLRRRTTMTVRGLDTPEIRAKVEAFLAERDAK, from the coding sequence ATGGCAACCATCCCGACCCTGGGCGCCGAGCGCACCGCCGGCCGTACCGCCTCCCGCGCCGAGACCCGCGAACTGCTGGGCAAGGCCACCTACGACCTGCTGGTGATCGGCGGCGGCATCCTCGGTACCGCCACCGCCTGGACCGCCGCCCAGGCCGGTCTCAAGGTCGCCATGGTCGACGCCGGCGACTTCGCCGGCGCCACCTCCAGCGCCTCCTCCAAGCTCGTCCACGGCGGTCTGCGCTACCTGCAGACCGGCGCCGTGAAGCTGGTCGCGGAGAACCACAAGGAGCGCCGCGCGCTCGCCACCGACGTGGCCCCGCACCTGGTCAACCCGCTGACCTTCTTCGTCCCGGTGTACAAGGGCGGCCCGCACAGCGCCCCCAAGCTCGGCGCCGGCGTCTTCCTCTACTCCGCGCTGTCCGCCTTCCGCGACGGCATGGGCCGGGTCTCCACCGCCGCGCACGCCGCGCAGCAGGTGCCCGCGCTGCGCACCGAGGGCCTGCAGGCCGTCGCGGTCTACGGCGACCACCAGATGAACGACTCCCGGGTCGCCGTGATGACGGTGCGCGCCGCCGTCGACGCGGGCGCCGTCGCGCTCAACCACGCCGAGGTCACCGGCCTGCGCTTCACCGGCACCCGGGTCACCGGCGCCGAGCTGCGGGACCGCCTGGACGGCACCGAGTTCGGCGTCAGCGCCCGCCTGGTGCTCAACGCCACCGGCCCCTGGGTCGACCACCTGCGCAAGATGGAGGACGCCGGCGCCGCGCCGTCGATCCGCCTCTCCAAGGGCGCGCACGTCGTCGTCAAGCGCCGCACCCCGTGGCGCGCCGCGCTGACCATCCCGATCGACAAGTACCGCGTCTCCTTCGCCATCCCGTGGGAGGACCACGTCCTGCTCGGCACCACCGACGAGGAGTACACCGGCGACCCGCAGGACGTCCGCGCCACCGAGGCCGACATCGACCAGATCATGGACGAGGCCGGCCACGCGATCCGCGACGAGCACCTCGACCGGGACCTGATCACCTACTCCTTCGCCGGCCTGCGGGTGCTGCCCGGCGGCCCCGGCGACACCGCCGCCGCCAAGCGCGAGACCGTGGTCACCGAGGGCCGCGGCGGCATGCTGTCGGTGGCCGGCGGCAAGTGGACCACCTACCGGCACATCGGCCGCACCGTGCTGGAGAAGCTCAAGCACGTCCCCGGCACCGGCTTCGCCGAGGACGTCTCGCCGTTCCCGGCGACCGTGCCGCTGCCCGGCATCGGCGCCCCGAACGCGGTCGCGCACCGGCTGCTGATGGACCGCGAGGCCGGCTCCCGGATGGAGCCGCTGGTCGCCAAGCACCTGGCCAGCCACTACGGCACGCTCTCCTTCGACATCGCCCGCCTGATCGCCGAGCGTCCGGAGCTCGGCGAGCCGATCCACGCCGACGGCCCCGACGTGTGGGCCCAGGTCGCGTACGCCGCCGACAACGAGTGGGCGTACACCGTGGACGACGTGCTGCGCCGCCGCACCACCATGACGGTCCGCGGTCTGGACACCCCGGAGATCCGCGCGAAGGTCGAGGCCTTCCTGGCCGAGCGCGACGCCAAGTAG
- the ptsP gene encoding phosphoenolpyruvate--protein phosphotransferase, which translates to MEQSLRGVGVSHGVAIGQVRHMGTAVLEPPATRIPTEDAPREQARAQAAVDAVAADLIARGNLAGGEAQAVLEAQALMAQDPELMADVSRRIAVGSSAERGVYDAFAAYRALLASAGDYLAGRVADLDDVRNRIVARLLGVPMPGVPDSDEPYVLFARDLAPADTALLDPTLVLGFVTEEGGPTSHSAILARAMGVPAVVALPGATDVAEGTMVAVDGSSGDVLVEPSAAKQEALRRVAAERKAALAASSGPGRTSDGHKVPLLANIGGPADLPAALEAGAEGVGLFRTEFLFLDDSAKAPTEDKQVEAYRRVLEAFPESRVVVRVLDAGADKPLDFLTPADEPNPALGVRGLRTLLEHPEVLRTQLRSLAKAAEGLPVHLEVMAPMVADRVDAKAFADACREAGLDAKFGAMVEIPSAALRARSILQEVEFLSLGTNDLAQYTFAADRQVGALARLQDAWQPALLDLIALSAEAAKAVGKSCGVCGEAASDPLLACVLTGLGVTSLSMGAASIPYVRTALAKYTLAQCRRAAEAARAADTAEDARAAAQQVLSGE; encoded by the coding sequence ATGGAGCAGTCGCTGCGCGGCGTGGGCGTCAGCCACGGGGTCGCGATCGGACAGGTCCGGCACATGGGGACGGCCGTCCTGGAGCCGCCGGCCACCCGGATCCCGACCGAGGACGCGCCCCGCGAGCAGGCCCGGGCGCAGGCGGCCGTCGACGCGGTGGCCGCGGACCTGATCGCCCGCGGCAACCTGGCCGGCGGTGAGGCGCAGGCCGTGCTGGAGGCGCAGGCGCTGATGGCACAGGACCCGGAGCTGATGGCGGACGTCAGCCGTCGGATCGCGGTCGGCAGCAGCGCCGAGCGCGGGGTGTACGACGCCTTCGCCGCGTACCGGGCGCTGCTGGCGTCGGCCGGGGACTACCTGGCCGGGCGGGTCGCCGACCTGGACGACGTGCGCAACCGGATCGTGGCGCGGCTGCTGGGCGTCCCGATGCCCGGAGTGCCGGACAGCGACGAGCCGTACGTGCTGTTCGCCCGGGATCTGGCGCCGGCGGACACCGCGCTGCTGGACCCGACACTCGTGCTCGGCTTCGTGACCGAGGAGGGCGGGCCGACCAGCCACAGCGCCATCCTGGCGCGGGCGATGGGGGTACCGGCCGTGGTCGCGCTGCCGGGCGCCACCGACGTGGCCGAGGGCACCATGGTGGCGGTGGACGGCAGCTCCGGCGACGTCCTGGTGGAGCCGAGCGCCGCCAAGCAGGAGGCCCTGCGGCGGGTGGCGGCCGAGCGGAAGGCGGCGCTGGCGGCGTCCTCCGGTCCCGGCCGCACCTCGGACGGGCACAAGGTGCCGCTGCTCGCGAACATCGGCGGGCCGGCCGATCTGCCGGCGGCCCTGGAGGCCGGGGCGGAGGGCGTGGGGCTGTTCCGCACGGAGTTCCTGTTCCTGGACGACTCGGCGAAGGCGCCGACCGAGGACAAGCAGGTCGAGGCGTACCGCAGGGTGCTGGAGGCCTTCCCGGAGAGCCGGGTGGTGGTCCGGGTGCTGGACGCGGGCGCGGACAAGCCGCTGGACTTCCTGACCCCGGCGGACGAGCCGAACCCGGCGCTCGGGGTGCGCGGCCTGCGGACCCTGCTGGAGCACCCGGAGGTGCTGCGGACCCAGCTGCGTTCGCTGGCGAAGGCCGCCGAGGGGCTGCCGGTGCACCTCGAGGTGATGGCCCCGATGGTGGCTGACCGGGTGGACGCGAAGGCGTTCGCGGATGCCTGCCGGGAGGCGGGGCTGGACGCGAAGTTCGGTGCCATGGTCGAGATCCCGTCGGCCGCGCTGCGGGCCCGATCGATCCTGCAGGAGGTCGAGTTCCTCTCGCTGGGGACCAACGACCTGGCCCAGTACACCTTCGCCGCCGACCGGCAGGTCGGGGCGCTGGCCCGGCTGCAGGACGCCTGGCAGCCGGCGCTGCTGGACCTGATCGCGCTGTCCGCCGAGGCGGCGAAGGCGGTCGGGAAGAGCTGCGGCGTGTGCGGCGAGGCCGCCTCGGACCCGCTGCTGGCCTGTGTGCTGACCGGCCTGGGTGTCACCAGCCTGTCGATGGGCGCCGCGTCGATCCCGTACGTGCGGACGGCGCTGGCCAAGTACACGCTGGCGCAGTGCCGGCGGGCGGCCGAGGCGGCGCGGGCCGCCGACACCGCCGAGGATGCGCGGGCCGCCGCGCAACAGGTGCTGTCCGGGGAGTGA
- a CDS encoding IclR family transcriptional regulator translates to MPGPIQSLSRAAAILRLLAGGERRLGLSEVATALDLAKGTAHGILRTLQQEGFVEQDAESGKYQLGAELLRLGQSYLDVHELRARALVWADDLARASGETVYLGVLHQRGVLIVHHVFRPDDTRQVLEVGSMQPLHSTALGKVLLAYDPVARGELGEGPLQSYTVRTLTDPAVVDAECALIRERGWADSVEETWEGVASIGALIQDRRRNPVGAVCISGAVETVCEDGFVKPSLVASVRSAARAISRDLGAGRF, encoded by the coding sequence ATGCCCGGCCCGATCCAGTCGCTCTCCCGGGCCGCCGCGATATTGCGGCTGCTGGCCGGAGGTGAGCGCCGGCTCGGCCTGTCCGAGGTGGCCACGGCTCTGGACCTGGCCAAGGGGACGGCGCACGGGATCCTGCGCACCCTCCAGCAGGAGGGGTTCGTCGAGCAGGACGCCGAGAGCGGGAAGTACCAGCTGGGAGCCGAGCTGCTGCGGCTCGGCCAGAGCTATCTGGACGTGCACGAGCTGCGCGCCAGGGCCCTGGTCTGGGCCGACGACCTGGCCCGCGCGTCCGGCGAGACGGTGTACCTGGGCGTGCTGCACCAGCGGGGGGTGCTGATCGTGCACCACGTCTTCCGCCCGGACGACACCCGGCAGGTGCTGGAGGTCGGCTCGATGCAGCCGCTGCACAGCACCGCGCTGGGCAAGGTGCTGCTGGCGTACGACCCGGTGGCGCGCGGCGAGCTGGGCGAGGGGCCGCTGCAGTCGTACACGGTGCGCACGCTGACCGACCCGGCCGTGGTGGACGCCGAGTGCGCGCTGATCCGTGAGCGCGGCTGGGCGGACTCGGTCGAGGAGACCTGGGAGGGGGTGGCCTCGATCGGCGCGCTGATCCAGGACCGGCGGCGCAATCCGGTGGGCGCCGTGTGCATCTCGGGGGCGGTGGAGACGGTCTGCGAGGACGGTTTCGTGAAGCCCTCGCTGGTCGCGTCGGTGCGCAGCGCGGCGCGGGCGATCTCCCGCGACCTGGGCGCCGGGCGCTTCTGA